The following coding sequences are from one Virgibacillus necropolis window:
- a CDS encoding IucA/IucC family protein produces MNIPFIANHLTIQNLINCYVRETGEGEWKFADEVSVPLEDESIKQILVIPFERQSVTLYIPVRYKSVTDRHLFKPVMYYQVKNDEAKELDYITLLAFMKKELSLTSNKPVQTDELMLRTILSHQNLKGIISERSDNLEECYQKEKTFLQSEQSLLIGHQVHPTPKSRQGIDEDEEYIFAPERKGAFQLHYFRSETDIVEEDSILSQNASALIKEELKNDPFVSQSFKDDYCQEDCFSLIPVHPLQARKLLGREDVWQLIQLGKLVYLGPLGRRFYPTSSIRTVYHPKASFMYKLSIPVKITNSLRINKRKELNRGVEVSRLLHEELHKKLKETHPSFRIIEDPAYITLKLGKEETGFEVVIRENSFQEGNESRTTLLAALCQDHIKGEASHLANIIYEIAGNENISIVDASEQWFARYVKVSLRPLYWLYATYGIALEPHQQNSIIKLDEQGYPSIFYYRDNQGYYFMESKASALKQLVPTLNEKSDTICADSIAEERFRYYFFFNNLFGLINAFGANRLIDEHRLLLMLKKELVDLKKHLGDHTNLLDSLLYKEKLPCKANLLTRVHDMDELVGSMETQSVYVQLTNPLVVAAGELHV; encoded by the coding sequence ATGAATATTCCATTTATCGCTAATCATCTTACAATACAAAATTTGATTAATTGTTATGTTAGGGAAACAGGGGAGGGGGAGTGGAAGTTTGCTGATGAAGTCTCTGTTCCTTTAGAAGACGAAAGTATCAAACAAATATTGGTCATTCCATTTGAGCGACAGTCTGTTACATTATACATTCCGGTTCGATATAAATCCGTGACAGATCGTCATCTTTTTAAACCAGTTATGTATTATCAAGTTAAAAATGATGAAGCAAAAGAGCTTGATTACATTACATTACTTGCATTCATGAAAAAAGAATTATCACTCACATCCAATAAACCTGTTCAAACTGATGAGCTGATGCTTCGGACGATCTTAAGCCATCAAAATTTGAAAGGAATTATTTCAGAGCGAAGCGATAATCTGGAAGAATGCTATCAAAAGGAAAAAACGTTTCTTCAATCAGAGCAATCACTGTTAATTGGTCATCAGGTACATCCGACACCGAAAAGTCGTCAGGGAATTGATGAAGATGAAGAGTATATTTTTGCGCCAGAACGAAAAGGAGCTTTCCAGCTTCATTACTTTCGGTCTGAGACTGATATAGTCGAGGAAGATTCTATTTTGTCTCAAAATGCTTCGGCGCTTATAAAAGAAGAATTAAAGAATGATCCTTTCGTTTCGCAATCGTTTAAAGATGACTATTGCCAAGAAGATTGTTTTTCACTTATCCCTGTTCATCCATTGCAAGCACGAAAACTGTTAGGGCGAGAAGATGTGTGGCAATTAATTCAATTAGGCAAACTCGTTTATCTTGGTCCACTTGGAAGGAGATTTTATCCTACCTCCTCAATCCGGACTGTATACCATCCAAAGGCTAGTTTCATGTATAAACTTTCGATCCCTGTAAAAATTACGAATTCACTTCGCATCAATAAGCGAAAAGAGCTTAATCGTGGGGTAGAAGTAAGCCGTTTGCTTCACGAGGAGCTTCATAAAAAGTTAAAAGAAACGCATCCTTCATTCCGTATTATCGAAGACCCAGCTTATATTACCTTAAAACTTGGCAAGGAAGAAACCGGATTTGAAGTAGTAATTCGTGAAAATTCATTTCAAGAAGGGAACGAATCACGGACGACATTGCTAGCGGCACTTTGTCAGGACCATATTAAAGGAGAAGCCTCCCATTTAGCTAACATCATTTATGAAATAGCAGGTAACGAAAACATTTCAATCGTCGATGCAAGCGAACAATGGTTTGCACGCTATGTAAAAGTAAGTTTACGTCCGCTGTATTGGTTGTATGCTACCTATGGAATAGCCCTTGAACCCCATCAGCAAAATTCCATTATAAAACTTGATGAACAAGGGTATCCTTCTATTTTTTATTACCGTGATAATCAAGGTTATTATTTTATGGAATCGAAGGCTAGTGCTTTAAAACAACTCGTTCCAACTCTAAACGAAAAAAGTGACACGATATGTGCTGACTCAATTGCAGAGGAGCGTTTCCGTTATTATTTCTTTTTCAATAACTTGTTCGGTTTGATTAATGCATTTGGGGCCAATCGTCTTATCGATGAACATCGGTTACTACTAATGTTGAAAAAGGAATTGGTAGACCTTAAGAAACATTTAGGAGATCATACAAACTTATTGGATTCTTTATTATATAAAGAAAAGTTGCCATGCAAGGCTAATCTGCTAACGAGAGTGCATGATATGGATGAGCTTGTGGGATCGATGGAGACTCAGTCGGTGTATGTTCAACTTACAAACCCACTGGTTGTGGCGGCAGGTGAACTCCATGTCTAA